Within the Populus trichocarpa isolate Nisqually-1 chromosome 14, P.trichocarpa_v4.1, whole genome shotgun sequence genome, the region CCcgaaattgtttattttttttttactcttagaggtattttgattattttactgtttatcaaaatgttgaaaaaaaaaacacctcaaataaatcaataataactATTATTCCATacgaaaatatatataataaagaaaaagaaagatataaaaGTAACTACAGGATTTCGCTTTcagttttagtgtttttgttatgttatgtatggcgattccttttaactgCTGCATCTCATTCTAGGTGACAGAAAAGCTGCATGCATAACTGGGATAGTGGTGACTAGTACTGCATTGAATCATTGTAGAGGTGCTCTTATCCCGAGCCAAGTTTGACAATTATGTTATCAAGTTTTGAGCTAGGAGGGTACGTAGTcaagaaagttaaaaaagaattgggtattatttgatctttattttttttataatatatagttcAAGCTTGGAAGGATTGAACTGGGCTGTCTGGCTCtaaactcttcttcttcttcttctaattttctCAACAGATCGACTAATTCTTCATTAATTGCCTTGTTcgcaatttaattatatgacatccaataaaattaatcgatTGGATTACATAAATAACCACTGATTTAgagaaactaaaattaaaaaaagatgatagtactgatcataattataataatcctTCATAAATAACCACTGATTTAGAGAAACTAATACTCCAACAAGATTCTTTATTATCTGGAGAACGTAGAAACATCCTGACAAAAGGAAGTACTATATATAGATAAACAAGAAGCAAAAGAATAGGATTTTATTCTGGCGGCCCCGGAATATCAAGCTAATTAAATGTAACTTGGAGTACAAGGGTATGTGCAAAGAATCTCCATCGATCCATGGACTTCAAGTTCAATATCATAAATCTCAAGAAAGGGTTCATCCATGAATCTATTTGCACTCAGGAGGGGGACCCTGAGGGAAGCGTCTCAGGTCAGTGCAGTAGTTGTAAATCATGAAATATTTCTGAACCCATCTCAGTCTTCTTCTACTTGGAGCATCAAGCTCATTGGTTTTCCATGCACCGTCAGAGAAAGCGCTGGAAGGCTTGGAACCACAAGAAGAAGTACCGTAAGACCAAGTACAGGCATTGGCCTTGAAGTTTCTATAGTATGCGGTGAAGGGCGCCTTAGTCCAGTCAGTTTTGACCAATCCACCTCTTGTAGCCCAGTCATCAGCATTCCAGAGGCTAGAGTAAATCCTCATGGGTTGGCTCTTGGGAAATGGAACTCCAATTGATTCAGCATTTTTGAACACCCTGATGGGAATACTGTCCACCAAGAAGCTGAAAAAAGATGGTGAGAAATATCGTGTTAGAAACAGGAGCCAACTTTTCAAAGTAGAGAATATCAGAATTAGCACAGGATTAATTTACATGATGTGCTGAGGATTCCAGATGATGGAGTAAGTGTGGAAGTTCCTCGTGGGGTCAAACCAGAGATAGAATTGCTGCTCTCTGTTTCCCTTCCCCTGAGTGAATACGTTAGTGTGCAAAATATAAGGGTCGCCACTAAGGTTTCCCAAGAACTCGAAGTCGATCTCGTCATGCGTTGGTCCTTGCGAAGACAActgcatgaaaaaacaaataaatcactaCTAGCTAGTTAGACTGTGAATATAaaggaaattataaatataaataacaattaattcaatttaaacttGATATTAATCTGGAAGTGGCTGACACAAAGTCACAtgcatttttttgaaaagtggaCGTCTATGTGTTGTTTCCTGAAAGAAAAGTAGTGTGCAAGCAGGGCTGGGTAGTAATCATGCTCGTGAACTTTTAGCTATGGCCATTTCATTCTACTTTATATGGAGCTGCTTTCAAAATCATTCTGGTTTGAAAGTgactgtgtatatatatatatatatattgaattaaacCATCTCTATATTTTTGAAGAATCATCATGTACGTACATAGTAGGCTGTTACAGTGCCAGCAGAGTTGCCAGCGACAAGTTTGAGCTGCATATCAATCCTCCCGAACAAGTACTCCTTCTTGGACTGAAATCCAGACCCAGAAACCTTGTCTAGAGACAAAGACAGAAGCTGTCCTCCGTTGAATATCTTTGCACGTCGGTCACCCCATGTTAAGTCAAAATCCTGATAGAAGTTGCCTGAAGCAACCACCGCCATAGAGCATACTATCACAAACAAGGAGAATCCATTACAAAACaaccccattttttttttgttatatcaagagagaagagaagaggaaaGGAAAGATGTATTTGATGTGAATGTTGGGAGTGGTGGTGGTAGGGTTTATATGGAGAgttatatatagagagagaaaggaattATTGTTGTGAGAGGAAAGAAGAGATGAGTATGGAGGAGGTGGGGGACGCGTGAACAATATTACTGGTGGAGCTAAAGACCCAAAAGCTGGCGCCAGCTTTGCACACAACCAAAGCTGGAAGCTTTTGTTTGTGATCTTTTGGTGGTTCAAAGCAGGTTTATTTTTcgtttttaaaaagtattttaaaaaaaataaatttttttattttttatattttaaattaatttttttatatttttagatattttaatatattaatattaaaaataaattttaaaaaataaaaatatttattttcaatatatttttaaataaaaaaacactttaaaaaataattgtatttttttattttttattttctggtttttagcatTAAAACACTACATTTGATTAGTTTATGCATTAACTGAATCagagattaattaaattttaattataataaatgagaATTATTAATCCAAATGCTATTAAACAagaaaccaaacaaacaaaagaaaatcatggaCCCCCGGGGTAGGGTCCTTCGGTCATGATTGGAGAAAAATGGTGGTGGATGACAACGGCGTATGGTATGGGAgaataaagttcaattcttcTCCTTTCGGACCACCTTTATCACTTGCCCATTCGGATCTTGCCACGTAACACGGAAAGTTCTAAGCTACTTTCTATTCTTAccatttatttcaatattaaaccGGCGACGCCTAATATTCGACTATGGATTGGTGGCGGTTCTCGTTGCCGAGGAATCTGCGACGGAGTTAGGCATCTTGTCACGGGTGGTGAAATATTATAAGAACTTATAAAGCCTAGGGCTCTTTTAGTACAGTTAGGCTACTGTTTACTCTCTCATTTTATTATCCTCAATCTTATatcttatattttgtaaaatttggctattttgagtttaaattaatctttaattatatattttttagttgtgagggtttaattaaaaaataattgactgaAAGTGAAACATGCATGTAATATAGATAGTTCTTTAGAATTttcttagaaaatttattttcattctttatcttttaaagcTATTAGATGATCGGTccctgtaattttttaaaatgatattttgatacaaaattttatttttcttaatttttagtctttttttgtgGGAGAAAGAGATAGGGCCGCTGGATTCTGActtaaagagagaaagttgttcTTAAGGAAGATTTAGGCCACCAAAATGATTGATTTTAGTATCAAATGATTATATATGATAAGGAGGtttttattagataattttttagcttcaaaacagttaaaaaaacatatctaaactCGGAAAGATTTATGGCTCCGAATTGATTTCAGGTTTTGGATCGGTTTTTTATGCTTTTCGAGTTcatggattggtttaacaaAATTTCTAGGGGTGTTATTGCCTAggtgttttgggttaaaaatttgttgaaaatggatttttgggttaaaaaaaacctcatttttCCGGCCAAACTAGTGGCCTGATTCTAGGATTAACAGGCGACGTGTTGTCTGTTTTTGTTGCAACCAGCTGGAGCGGACGACGCGTCATTCGTcccactaattttttttttaaaaaaaagcatgtgctcaggccttttttttattgggcctagcttcatttctttttttttcaatttgtttttatattaatgattttttgtgtgtgtttttaaaaataatttttaaatttataatttaattaatactctttctctatgattttttgggtttttttattcttcgtTGAATAacgatcatttttttattatattgggTGTGTTTGATTTATTATGAGATTAGTATAATTATTCTGTAAttttttactctctctctctctctctctatatatatatatataatttcaatgaAATAGTATTCAAGGAGATCTTCTATGAATCCCTATAAATCATAAGGGTTCTTGTAGTATGTGTGTACATACTCactttaatatcaataaaaaacatttgaaaccATCTAGTATGTGGcacagtggtaagagcttggaacCAAGGGGTTTGCTCCCCCTGTGGTCTTaagttcgagccatgtggttgctaatatgatggtcactagaggcttacatggtcgtcaacttcagggcccgtgggattagtcgaggtacgcgcaagctaacctggacacccacgttaataaaaaaaaacatttgagaacCATCTAGTAGGTAACCCAgtagtaagagtttgggatcaaggggtttgctccccatgtggtctcaggttcgagtcttgAGGTTGCTAATAATGATGATCACTAGAGGCTTACccgatcgttaacttcagggcccgtggggattagtcgaggtacgcgcaagctgacccgaacatcccacgtgaataaaaaaaataaaataaaaataaaagacatttGAGATATTCACTACAAAATCTGTGTTTTCGACAATTACCCTATCTTGCATCGACACTTCTTGTTACTATAATCTTGTGACCATCCTATGTAATGGAAACATTTATcgtcgtgtgtgtgtgtatatatcgAAAAGGAAAAGGGAGTTAGTTTGGAAAGAATGGGTAGATTACAACACCTAGAAAAAGAAACCTCTAATGATGGAGATGTTAATCAAGAAGATGGTCCGATGTGAAGAAATTGAGCACCGAAAATATTCTCTGCATCTTGTCACATGCGAGAGATCATCAAATTCATCCTAGAAGACGCAATTTTAATGTCAAAAACTTCCAAGttcaaattctaaattaaatgaGTGGAAGTTTAGGAAATGTGAGAGAGTTGAAGCCCGTGAGCCATCGGGAAAACAAGGGCACCATAGATTACTTATCATGTTATTTTAGTTActcataattaagaaaaaaaatcaaatccaatgaTGTTAATATTCGAAGAGACAGAAAGACAAGAACAAAGAAATTTTGATATCGtattttggacttgaaaattcatgagaattttaattcttaatactcTATCTAAGCTTTGAAttctaacaattaaaaaataaggaatatttttttaacaatatttataatatttaactcCATGGGGAATATTCCAACGTAAATGGGAGTGTTATTGGCTTCCTGCTGGATGCAATTAAGAATTCTTAATAGTCTTGATGATTTAgctaaaaaactaatataaatcggggatatatatatatatatatatatatcgtttACTCTAAATTCTCATTCCAAAAGCTAATTGAGTAGAGTTAATCTATATGCATCTTAACAATTAACTATCTTAAGTTCGAGTACTActatgaataaaatatattattattaaaaaaaattatctttttagtgAACTGACATGGCTCGATCAGATTAGATGAAGCCTAGTAGACTTTTAGATACcaagatttagaaaaaaaaaaaaaacaattggctATTAACATAAGCTCATAAATTCAACCCCATGATCAACAACTAAAGGCAGGTcccatataattaattagagaTTATATTATGGTCGGTGGTATCATGAAAATTCTTGTCGGAGTGGTTGCTATATACGCTGGGAGAAATATATACAGgccatatatataattaaaagtaagaGAAGAAATGTTTAATTTGCATATATATACAAGattgcaattaattttgaaaaaagtaa harbors:
- the LOC7466318 gene encoding xyloglucan endotransglucosylase protein 1, producing the protein MGLFCNGFSLFVIVCSMAVVASGNFYQDFDLTWGDRRAKIFNGGQLLSLSLDKVSGSGFQSKKEYLFGRIDMQLKLVAGNSAGTVTAYYLSSQGPTHDEIDFEFLGNLSGDPYILHTNVFTQGKGNREQQFYLWFDPTRNFHTYSIIWNPQHIIFLVDSIPIRVFKNAESIGVPFPKSQPMRIYSSLWNADDWATRGGLVKTDWTKAPFTAYYRNFKANACTWSYGTSSCGSKPSSAFSDGAWKTNELDAPSRRRLRWVQKYFMIYNYCTDLRRFPQGPPPECK